From one Anticarsia gemmatalis isolate Benzon Research Colony breed Stoneville strain chromosome 20, ilAntGemm2 primary, whole genome shotgun sequence genomic stretch:
- the LOC142981389 gene encoding uncharacterized protein LOC142981389, which produces MGIHTVKFIAEIQKRPCLWNNNLENYSSNKLAKQQAWDEVANIVYENWPTMDATNRTEKLREIQKKWKGLRDYYARARNQGPKNKDETDRRKRRKAPSLKMLQFLNITKPDPDGIPPPQPSEDSDSSSTTSRKARKIVHVETEQLITEVHNKPCVWNYNCAEYNDKDLKQQAWMEIAVTLYDDYLSLSERNKRDIIRHLQKKWKGLRDYFTRQKAKERSCKGERPLRKRKAPFLTMLQFLDIPKPGDDDSQGLDKSESMTEQNDTGALGGDSDASQSSFTWTREKVATAKRLRKAQRSLQNLPADKRSDPDMNFLLNILPDMKSMSPRQNFDFRFEVMKLIKNIKYNQPGELFYGNSSGQSGQGQDMPVQYSWHTSGTDTKPSGKPPFRHQVIIHEYPGNIDDMTNESGGTSVEDIKAILRESSDEQSD; this is translated from the exons ATGGGCATTCATACGGTAAAATTTATTGCCGAAATACAAAAGCGACCATGTTTATGGAATAATAATTTGGAAAATTACAGCAGTAACAAATTAGCGAAACAACAGGCTTGGGACGAAGTTGCTAATATTGTTTACGAGAACTGGCCTACAATGGATGCAACAAATAGAACTGAAAAGC tcaGAGAAATACAAAAGAAATGGAAAGGGCTCCGTGACTACTACGCTAGAGCGAGAAACCAGGGTCCAAAGAACAAAGACGAGACAGACAGAAGAAAAAGACGCAAAGCTCCTTCCCTCAAAATGTtgcaatttttaaatataacgaaGCCAGACCCCGACGGTATTCCACCTCCACAGCCGTCAGAAGACAGCGACTCCTCATCAACTACTTCAAGAAAAGCGCGAAAAATAGTCCATGTCGAAACCGAACAGCTTATAACAGAAGTACATAATAAACCGTGTGTATGGAACTATAACTGCGCGGAGTATAACGACAAGGATTTAAAACAACAAGCCTGGATGGAGATCGCGGTCACCTTGTATGACGATTATTTGTCGTTGAGTGAGAGGAATAAACGAgatataa TAAGACATCTACAGAAAAAATGGAAAGGACTTCGTGACTACTTCACACGGCAGAAAGCAAAAGAACGTTCATGTAAAGGTGAGAGACCGTTAAGAAAACGCAAGGCTCCCTTCTTGACGATGTTACAATTCTTAGATATACCGAAACCTGGTGACGATGACAGTCAGGGATTAGATAAATCTGAAAGTATGACCGAACAAAATGATACAGGGGCGCTAGGAGGCGATTCTGACGCTAGTCAATCATCATTCACTTGGACCAGGGAGAAAGTGGCTACAGCGAAACGGTTGAGAAAGGCTCAGAGAAGTTTACAGAATCTACCAGCAGATAAAAGATCAGACCCAGATAtgaattttctattaaatattctaCCAGACATGAAGTCTATGTCGCCGAGGCAAAACTTCGACTTCAGGTTTGAagttatgaaattaataaagaatattaagtATAATCAGCCTGGGGAATTGTTTTATGGTAATAGTTCGGGTCAGTCTGGTCAGGGGCAAGACATGCCTGTTCAGTACAGTTGGCATACGAGTGGGACGGACACAAAGCCGTCTGGAAAGCCTCCCTTCCGTCACCAAGTTATAATCCATGAGTACCCCGGGAATATAGACGACATGACTAATGAATCTGGAGGAACGTCTGTTGAAGATATAAAGGCGATATTACGAGAATCTTCTGATGAACAAAGTGattga
- the LOC142981390 gene encoding uncharacterized protein LOC142981390, giving the protein MLSQGKSKLVTGVRKLSTSLRVCASHYDVLGVTPKSTQSDIKTAYYKLSKVYHPDKSTDEAAAIKFRAITEAYEVLGNVKLKKMYDKGLLVGRENTSRMTYQPEPEPTDPSLRFYKSRANRQSVPTMDGRTPIYDFDAWAKNHYSTLYEKSRYDKEYIRQRRVKLEESRIAHRQETVMLIMFIIGSLFIVLVIQGTTDYDVDKTNNSSNEQNENATRPV; this is encoded by the exons ATGCTCAGTCAAGGCAAATCGAAGCTTGTGACTGGCGTGCGGAAGCTGAGCACCTCGCTCAGGGTCTGCGCCAGCCACTATGACGTTCTTGGAGTTACCCCTAAGTCAACACAAAGTGATATCAAAACAGCATACTATAAATTGTCAAAAGTCTATCATCCAGACAAATCTACT GATGAAGCTGCAGCAATTAAATTTAGGGCAATCACTGAAGCCTATGAGGTACTAGGAaatgtaaaattgaaaaaaatgtatgataaag GGTTGTTAGTTGGAAGAGAGAATACTTCAAGGATGACATATCAGCCTGAACCAGAACCAACAGACCCATCACTGAGGTTCTATAAGTCTCGTGCTAATCGTCAAAGTGTACCCACCATGGATGGCAGAACACCTATATATGATTTTGATGCTTG gGCAAAAAATCACTACAGTACCTTGTACGAGAAGTCACGGTACGATAAGGAATATATAAGACAGAGGCGTGTAAAACTAGAGGAGTCCCGTATCGCCCACAGACAAGAGACAGTCATgctaataatgtttattataggAAGCCTCTTTATCGTGCTTGTAATACAAGGCACTACAGACTACGACGtagacaaaacaaataatagttcAAACGAACAGAACGAAAATGCAACTAGACCTGTATGA
- the sqh gene encoding myosin regulatory light chain sqh, which yields MSSRKTAGRRGTNKKRAQRATSNVFAMFDQAQIAEFKEAFNMIDQNRDGFVDKDDLHDMLASLGKNPTEDYLEGMMNEAPGPINFTMFLTLFGERLQGTDPEDVIKNAFGCFDEENMGVIGEERLRELLTTMGDRFTDDDVDEMLREAPIRDGLFDYVEFTRILKHGAKDKDEQ from the exons ATGTCGTCACGTAAGACAGCCGGCCGTCGTGGCACCAACAAGAAGCGCGCCCAGCGTGCCACCTCCAATGTCTTTGCCATGTTCGATCAGGCCCAGATAGCGGAGTTCAAAGAGGCCTTCAACATGATTGACCAGAACAGAGACGGTTTTGTTGACAAGGATGACCTCCATGACATGCTAGCTTCTCTTG GTAAGAATCCAACTGAAGACTATCTGGAAGGTATGATGAACGAGGCTCCAGGTCCGATCAACTTCACAATGTTCCTCACATTGTTCGGAGAGCGCCTGCAGGGCACTGACCCTGAAGACGTCATCAAAAATGCTTTTGG ATGCTTCGACGAAGAGAACATGGGTGTGATCGGTGAGGAACGCCTCCGCGAGCTGCTGACAACGATGGGTGACCGTTTCACAGACGACGACGTAGACGAGATGTTGCGTGAAGCGCCTATCCGCGACGGACTCTTTGACTACGTGGAGTTCACGCGCATACTCAAGCACGGCGCTAAAGACAAGGACGAGCAGTAA